The Callithrix jacchus isolate 240 chromosome 20, calJac240_pri, whole genome shotgun sequence genome has a window encoding:
- the LOC100406557 gene encoding metallothionein-1E: protein MDPNCSCATGGSCTCTSSCKCKECKCTSCKKSCCSCCPVGCAKCAQGCICKGASEKCSCCA, encoded by the exons ATGGACCCTAACTGCTCCTGCGCCACTG GTGGCTCCTGCACATGCACCAGCTCCTGCAAGTGCAAAGAGTGCAAATGCACCTCCTGCAAGAAGA gctgctgctcctgctgccccGTGGGCTGTGCCAAGTGTGCCCAGGGCTGCATCTGCAAAGGGGCATCAGAGAAGTGCAGCTGCTGTGCCTGA